A genome region from Thermoanaerobacterium xylanolyticum LX-11 includes the following:
- a CDS encoding CopG family ribbon-helix-helix protein, translated as MGETKRILVSLPESLLEEVDVLAAMENRNRSEFIREAMKLYIKERKKMKIRESMKKGYLEMAAINAELAELGLTADNECFNGYEKKLKKCD; from the coding sequence GTGGGCGAGACAAAAAGAATACTCGTCAGTTTGCCGGAAAGCTTACTGGAAGAAGTTGATGTACTTGCAGCTATGGAAAATAGAAACCGCAGTGAATTTATAAGAGAAGCCATGAAATTGTACATTAAAGAGAGAAAGAAGATGAAGATAAGGGAGAGCATGAAGAAAGGGTACCTTGAGATGGCGGCTATAAATGCAGAACTTGCGGAATTGGGCCTAACCGCTGACAACGAATGCTTTAACGGATACGAAAAGAAATTGAAAAAGTGTGATTGA
- a CDS encoding type II toxin-antitoxin system PemK/MazF family toxin, with product MIVKRGDILYADLSPVIGSEQGGVRPVLVIQNDIGNKYSPTVIVSAITSQINKAKLPTHVEINGTEYGLNKDSVILLEQIRTIDKKRLREKIGHFDQDMMEKVNEALQISLGLIDF from the coding sequence ATGATTGTAAAGCGTGGAGATATTTTATATGCTGATTTAAGCCCTGTCATAGGCTCAGAACAGGGTGGTGTTAGGCCCGTACTTGTAATACAGAACGATATCGGCAATAAGTACAGCCCTACAGTTATCGTGTCAGCAATAACATCTCAGATAAACAAGGCTAAATTGCCGACACATGTTGAGATAAATGGAACGGAATATGGTCTTAATAAAGATTCGGTTATTTTATTAGAGCAAATAAGGACTATAGATAAAAAGCGGCTAAGGGAAAAGATAGGCCATTTTGACCAAGATATGATGGAAAAAGTAAATGAGGCATTGCAGATAAGCCTTGGATTGATAGATTTTTAA